Proteins from one Algicella marina genomic window:
- a CDS encoding GNAT family N-acetyltransferase, which translates to MSVTPAGTEIDYTITYLEMTSRPGYDRPSLPAGPPTALIAAQQPPVWYFLNLYDAVGRDYEWDDWHRASDEERRAFVQDPEVRLFTLLRTGWPAGFFMLDTRHQGVCDLAYFGLVPEAVGHGLGRYLLQTAIHAGWDLPGVERMSVNTCTLDHPAALGLYQRCGFVPYERETKTCILMRDRVTPES; encoded by the coding sequence ATGAGCGTGACGCCTGCGGGAACGGAGATCGACTATACGATCACCTACCTGGAGATGACGTCGCGACCGGGCTATGACCGTCCTTCGCTGCCCGCCGGGCCGCCGACGGCACTGATCGCCGCCCAGCAGCCACCTGTCTGGTACTTCCTGAATCTCTACGATGCCGTTGGCCGCGACTACGAATGGGATGACTGGCACCGGGCATCGGATGAGGAAAGGCGCGCCTTCGTGCAAGATCCGGAAGTGCGGCTCTTCACGCTGCTGCGCACCGGCTGGCCGGCCGGGTTCTTCATGCTGGATACGCGGCATCAGGGGGTATGCGATCTTGCCTATTTCGGGCTGGTGCCGGAGGCAGTGGGCCACGGCCTCGGCCGCTACCTGCTGCAGACGGCGATCCATGCGGGCTGGGATCTGCCGGGGGTGGAGCGGATGTCGGTGAATACCTGCACGCTGGACCACCCCGCAGCTTTGGGCCTGTACCAGCGTTGCGGATTCGTGCCATACGAGCGGGAGACGAAGACCTGCATTTTGATGCGGGATCGAGTGACCCCGGAGAGCTGA
- a CDS encoding aromatic amino acid transaminase: MLKNLTPQPPDKIIEMIAMYKEDPRDGKVDLGVGVYKDEAGRTPVMRAVKAAEKRLLESQDSKSYVGLLGDLGFVDEMRKLVLGDAVPAERVSGAQAPGGTGAIHQLLELVRMAKPGATVWFSDPTWPNHPAIVKHVGLNAKTYRYFDAETCEVDFAGMMEDLAGLEADDVVLIHGCCHNPTGANLTAEQFDKVTALLIEKGATPFIDFAYQGFGDGLEEDAANVRAMAAKVPQMLIAASCSKNFGLYRDRVGAAFVIVGPDTELGVVKGAMASLNRLNFSFPPDHGAKVVEIILKDPELRADWEAELKEMRERMLVLRADMADALKRETNSDRFEFFRKHRGMFSRLGISSDAVLKLRADKGIYIVGDSRVNVAGLPGERIGELAKAIAGAV, translated from the coding sequence ATGCTGAAGAACCTGACGCCGCAACCGCCCGACAAGATCATCGAGATGATCGCCATGTACAAGGAAGACCCCCGCGACGGGAAGGTCGATCTTGGCGTCGGCGTCTACAAGGACGAAGCGGGCCGAACGCCAGTGATGCGTGCGGTGAAGGCGGCGGAGAAGCGGCTTCTGGAGAGCCAGGACAGCAAGTCTTATGTTGGGCTCCTCGGAGATCTCGGCTTCGTGGACGAAATGCGCAAGCTGGTGCTCGGCGATGCCGTTCCGGCAGAGCGTGTGTCGGGGGCGCAGGCACCGGGCGGCACCGGGGCGATCCATCAGCTTCTGGAGCTTGTCAGAATGGCAAAGCCCGGCGCGACCGTCTGGTTCTCGGACCCGACATGGCCGAACCATCCGGCCATCGTGAAGCATGTCGGCCTCAACGCGAAGACCTACCGCTATTTCGACGCGGAAACCTGCGAAGTCGATTTCGCGGGCATGATGGAGGATTTGGCGGGACTGGAAGCCGATGACGTCGTGCTGATCCACGGCTGCTGCCACAACCCGACAGGTGCGAACCTCACGGCGGAGCAATTCGACAAGGTGACGGCTCTTCTGATCGAAAAGGGCGCGACGCCATTCATCGACTTTGCCTACCAGGGCTTCGGCGACGGGCTGGAGGAAGATGCGGCGAACGTGCGGGCGATGGCGGCGAAGGTGCCGCAGATGCTCATAGCCGCCTCCTGTTCCAAGAACTTCGGACTTTACCGTGACCGTGTGGGCGCGGCTTTCGTGATTGTCGGGCCGGATACGGAACTGGGCGTGGTGAAGGGCGCTATGGCCTCGCTCAACCGGCTCAACTTCTCCTTCCCGCCCGATCATGGCGCGAAAGTCGTGGAGATCATCCTGAAAGATCCGGAACTTCGGGCCGACTGGGAAGCCGAACTGAAGGAAATGCGGGAACGGATGCTCGTGCTCCGGGCCGACATGGCTGACGCGCTGAAGCGCGAGACCAACTCCGACCGGTTCGAGTTCTTCCGCAAGCATCGCGGCATGTTCTCGCGCCTCGGCATATCCTCCGACGCCGTGCTCAAACTGCGGGCCGACAAGGGTATTTACATCGTCGGCGACAGCCGTGTGAACGTCGCCGGCCTGCCGGGAGAGCGGATCGGCGAACTGGCAAAAGCGATCGCCGGCGCAGTATGA
- a CDS encoding ornithine cyclodeaminase family protein, whose protein sequence is MTPVFLTADMVEPHLDWMRIADALLEGHRRPKADLGDQFLYRGDDTFLSRSAWIDGMGIAVKSVSVLPDNPARKLPSVQGVMVLFDDESGAVEAIIDSALVTKWKTAADSILGARLLARKDSKRLLIVGTGAVAESLVEAYRALYPEIDIHIWGRDTAKAGAMAERLETHLAGSLESGVRGADIISTATMSQKPLIEGAWLKEGQHLDLIGAFTADMREVDNDCLRRAHIFVDSRETTMEHIGELKIPLNEGVITADDVLGDYYDLAADAPGRTGDDEITLLKNGGGAHLDLMTGRALLAAWKEAEAGR, encoded by the coding sequence ATGACTCCGGTCTTCCTGACGGCTGACATGGTGGAGCCGCATCTGGACTGGATGCGGATCGCCGATGCGCTGCTGGAAGGGCACAGACGGCCAAAGGCCGACCTTGGTGACCAGTTTCTCTATCGTGGCGATGACACGTTCCTGTCCCGCTCCGCCTGGATCGACGGCATGGGCATCGCCGTCAAATCCGTTTCCGTGCTGCCGGACAACCCGGCCCGCAAACTGCCGAGCGTGCAGGGTGTGATGGTGTTGTTCGACGATGAAAGCGGTGCGGTGGAAGCGATCATCGACAGTGCACTGGTAACAAAGTGGAAAACGGCGGCGGACAGTATTCTCGGAGCCAGGCTGCTGGCGCGGAAGGATTCGAAGCGTTTGCTGATTGTCGGCACCGGTGCGGTGGCGGAGAGCCTCGTCGAAGCCTATCGCGCGCTCTATCCGGAGATCGACATCCATATCTGGGGACGCGACACGGCAAAGGCCGGCGCGATGGCCGAGCGGCTGGAAACGCATCTGGCCGGCTCTCTGGAATCGGGCGTGCGGGGGGCGGACATCATTTCCACTGCGACAATGTCGCAGAAACCGCTGATCGAGGGGGCGTGGCTGAAGGAAGGCCAGCATCTGGACCTGATCGGGGCTTTCACCGCGGACATGCGCGAGGTGGACAACGATTGCCTGCGACGAGCGCACATATTCGTCGACAGCCGCGAGACGACGATGGAGCATATCGGCGAGTTGAAGATTCCGCTCAACGAGGGCGTGATCACTGCCGACGATGTGCTGGGCGATTATTATGATCTGGCCGCCGATGCGCCGGGACGCACGGGTGACGACGAGATCACATTACTAAAGAACGGCGGCGGGGCGCATCTTGATCTGATGACGGGACGCGCGCTTCTTGCCGCCTGGAAAGAGGCGGAAGCAGGCAGATAA
- a CDS encoding AAA family ATPase: MLIIFSGLPGTGKTTLARGLASHLSAAYLRVSSIETAIMDARLGVNHPGDAGYRTTCQIAEENLRLGLTVITDSVNPSLETRELFRDSATRVMRPFAEVEIVCSDRMEHRRRVEKRRPDFPGQSLPTWSEVESRPYDRWMTPPLRIDTARQSPEASLARLICLLPPLSRRQEARVPSSDQDAPRRRSLVM, translated from the coding sequence ATGCTTATCATTTTCTCCGGCCTCCCCGGCACCGGCAAGACAACACTCGCCCGCGGGTTGGCCAGCCATCTTTCCGCTGCTTACCTGCGCGTCAGCAGCATCGAAACGGCAATCATGGATGCCCGGCTCGGCGTCAACCATCCGGGCGACGCAGGCTATCGCACGACCTGCCAGATTGCCGAGGAAAACCTTCGCCTCGGCCTCACCGTTATCACCGACAGCGTCAATCCCAGCCTCGAAACCCGCGAACTGTTCCGGGACAGCGCCACCCGCGTCATGCGCCCTTTCGCCGAGGTGGAGATTGTCTGTTCAGACCGGATGGAGCATCGCCGGCGGGTTGAAAAACGTCGCCCTGACTTCCCGGGACAAAGCCTGCCAACCTGGTCGGAAGTGGAATCCCGGCCCTACGATCGCTGGATGACGCCCCCACTGCGGATCGACACCGCCCGCCAGTCGCCCGAAGCGTCTCTGGCACGGCTTATCTGCCTGCTTCCGCCTCTTTCCAGGCGGCAAGAAGCGCGCGTCCCGTCATCAGATCAAGATGCGCCCCGCCGCCGTTCTTTAGTAATGTGA
- a CDS encoding AAA family ATPase — MPDLRYIEPMLIIFSGLPGSGKTTLARALADRLGAVYLRIDSIEAGINGAALGAPDLKDAGYRAACAMAEDNLALGRTVIADSVNPIELTREAYRNAATRAGKPFAEVEVVCSDRTEHRNRVEGRRPDLPGQRVPTWADVEQRHYIPWPDNPLRLDTAGETPEASLARLLLMLPHRTTPAREPQES, encoded by the coding sequence ATGCCGGATTTGCGATACATCGAGCCGATGTTGATCATATTTTCCGGCCTGCCTGGCAGTGGCAAGACGACCCTGGCCCGCGCTCTCGCGGATCGGCTGGGTGCGGTCTACCTGCGGATTGACAGCATCGAGGCGGGCATCAACGGCGCGGCGCTAGGGGCACCGGACCTGAAGGACGCCGGCTATCGCGCTGCCTGCGCCATGGCGGAGGACAATCTCGCGCTCGGCCGCACCGTAATCGCCGACAGTGTGAACCCGATCGAGCTCACCCGTGAGGCCTACCGCAATGCGGCCACCCGTGCCGGCAAACCCTTCGCCGAGGTCGAGGTGGTGTGTTCCGACCGCACCGAACATCGCAACCGGGTGGAGGGTCGCAGGCCCGACCTTCCGGGCCAGCGCGTACCGACGTGGGCAGATGTGGAACAGCGCCACTATATTCCCTGGCCCGACAACCCTCTCCGCCTCGACACTGCGGGGGAAACACCGGAGGCATCGCTCGCCCGCCTGTTGCTGATGCTGCCCCACCGAACGACCCCGGCCCGCGAACCCCAGGAAAGCTGA
- a CDS encoding carbonic anhydrase: protein MTHAARPLPRAYVQRYRGWFATQFEENKAWYARLAGEGQHPRAMVISCCDSRVQISSIFGADSGEFFIHRNIANLVPPYKPDGDLHGTSATIEYAVGALKVSHIFVLGHSQCGGVKGCHDMCAGKAPELEEKTSFVGRWMDLLRGGYENVKGIKDEDERLTALEKQGVLTSIDNLMTFPQVAAEVEAGNLSLHALWQDIGKGQLQCYDDASGAFQPV from the coding sequence ATGACCCATGCCGCCAGACCCTTGCCTCGTGCCTATGTCCAGCGTTACCGCGGCTGGTTCGCCACGCAGTTCGAGGAAAACAAGGCCTGGTATGCCCGGCTTGCCGGAGAAGGCCAGCACCCGCGTGCGATGGTGATTTCCTGTTGTGACAGCCGCGTGCAGATCAGTTCCATCTTCGGTGCCGACTCCGGTGAGTTCTTCATCCATCGCAACATTGCCAATCTCGTTCCGCCCTACAAGCCCGATGGCGACCTGCACGGCACCTCTGCCACCATCGAGTATGCGGTCGGTGCTCTGAAGGTCTCGCACATCTTCGTGCTCGGCCACTCGCAGTGCGGCGGCGTGAAGGGTTGCCACGACATGTGCGCCGGCAAGGCCCCGGAACTGGAGGAGAAAACCAGCTTCGTCGGTCGCTGGATGGATCTGCTGCGCGGCGGCTACGAGAATGTGAAGGGCATCAAGGACGAGGATGAACGCCTGACCGCACTCGAAAAACAGGGCGTGCTGACCAGTATCGACAACCTGATGACATTCCCGCAGGTCGCGGCAGAGGTGGAGGCGGGCAACCTCTCGCTGCACGCGCTTTGGCAGGACATCGGCAAAGGCCAGTTGCAGTGCTACGATGACGCCAGCGGCGCGTTTCAACCGGTCTGA
- a CDS encoding leucyl aminopeptidase family protein — MTAVFAEATGDAIPIHVIEAGKLEDWLGGQPDTVRGWVKANGFTGKLGQVLILPDGVGFAAALAGWGSEKDRARGWFHFGTVAAALPEGTYRIESGLEGDALSEAALAFLLSAYRFSRYKDAGVQRATLVCPDGIDPRRLEVIAAGVALTSDLINTPASDMGPDQLENAFCDLAGAFGAKAEVIRGRALLAENFPMVHAVGRASDQPPRLLDMTWGDSTAPKVTLVGKGVCFDTGGLNIKPGSSMGLMKKDMGGAATVLGLARMIMALNVPVRLRVIVPAVENSISAGAFRPGDILTSRKGLTVEINNTDAEGRLVLADALALADEESPAMIVCMATLTGAARVALGPDLPPFFTDDGSLAGELEAAASAVKDPLWRMPFWDGYETMIEPGIADLDNAPSGGFAGAITAALFLRRFVENAGTFAHFDCYGWTPAAKPARPKGGACQGARALLEVIEGRYGNGE; from the coding sequence ATGACAGCAGTGTTCGCGGAAGCGACAGGCGACGCCATACCGATACATGTGATCGAAGCCGGGAAACTCGAAGACTGGCTCGGCGGACAGCCGGACACGGTGCGCGGCTGGGTGAAGGCGAACGGGTTCACGGGCAAGCTGGGCCAGGTGCTGATCCTGCCGGATGGCGTTGGCTTCGCGGCGGCGCTGGCTGGTTGGGGTAGTGAGAAAGATCGGGCGCGGGGCTGGTTTCATTTCGGAACGGTCGCTGCCGCATTGCCCGAAGGCACCTACCGGATAGAGAGCGGGCTGGAGGGCGACGCACTGTCGGAGGCGGCGCTGGCGTTCCTGCTGTCGGCCTATCGCTTCTCCCGCTACAAGGATGCGGGGGTGCAGCGGGCCACGCTTGTCTGTCCGGACGGTATCGACCCGCGCCGTCTGGAGGTGATCGCCGCCGGCGTGGCGCTGACATCGGACCTGATCAACACGCCCGCATCCGACATGGGCCCGGATCAGCTCGAAAATGCCTTCTGCGATTTGGCCGGCGCATTCGGGGCCAAGGCAGAGGTGATCCGCGGGCGGGCGTTGCTTGCTGAGAATTTCCCGATGGTCCATGCCGTCGGCCGCGCGTCCGACCAGCCGCCGCGCCTGCTGGACATGACATGGGGTGACAGCACCGCGCCCAAGGTGACACTGGTGGGCAAAGGCGTGTGCTTCGACACCGGCGGGCTGAACATCAAGCCCGGCTCGTCGATGGGGCTGATGAAGAAGGATATGGGCGGGGCGGCAACCGTGCTCGGCCTGGCGCGGATGATCATGGCACTCAACGTGCCCGTGCGGCTGCGGGTTATCGTTCCGGCGGTGGAAAATTCAATTTCCGCCGGTGCGTTCCGGCCCGGAGACATTCTGACCAGCCGCAAGGGTCTGACGGTGGAGATCAACAACACCGATGCCGAGGGACGGCTGGTACTGGCCGACGCGCTCGCGCTGGCGGACGAGGAAAGCCCGGCGATGATCGTCTGCATGGCGACGCTTACAGGGGCGGCCCGGGTCGCGCTCGGGCCCGACCTGCCACCGTTCTTTACTGATGACGGCAGCCTTGCGGGTGAGCTGGAGGCGGCCGCCAGCGCAGTGAAGGATCCGCTGTGGCGGATGCCGTTCTGGGACGGATACGAGACCATGATCGAGCCGGGGATCGCCGACCTCGACAACGCACCGTCGGGCGGGTTTGCAGGAGCAATCACCGCAGCGCTCTTCTTGCGGCGCTTCGTGGAGAATGCGGGCACGTTCGCCCATTTTGATTGCTATGGCTGGACGCCGGCGGCCAAGCCCGCGCGGCCGAAGGGTGGGGCCTGTCAGGGCGCGCGGGCGCTGCTGGAAGTGATCGAGGGGCGTTATGGCAACGGCGAATGA
- a CDS encoding NlpC/P60 family protein produces the protein MATANDPRLTPARGDIAAAHLEGKVTADRFVSGRLLRVAAPVLDMTGKPERSAGLTTQLLMGEAFTAYEKDAETGLAWGQAEDGYVGYVSLAGLEAATEPDMQVAVRGTHIYPEPNIKTRPLEALPMLARIRQVGEAPGFVELESGGWCPAQHLAPSGPLVADFVDAAERFLGAPYLWGGRSTEGVDCSGLVQLALAAAGQQVLRDSDMQAALGAEVQGPLQRGDLICWRGHIGIMASEKDLLHANAHHMAVALEPLAEAEARIAAKEFGQVTGRRRIVG, from the coding sequence ATGGCAACGGCGAATGACCCGCGCCTGACGCCAGCGCGCGGCGATATCGCTGCGGCCCATCTGGAAGGCAAGGTGACGGCGGATCGTTTCGTCAGCGGGCGCCTTCTGCGGGTGGCCGCGCCTGTGCTCGACATGACAGGCAAGCCGGAGCGGAGCGCCGGTCTGACGACGCAGCTGCTGATGGGCGAGGCGTTCACCGCTTACGAGAAAGACGCCGAGACCGGCCTTGCCTGGGGGCAGGCGGAGGATGGATACGTCGGCTATGTCTCTCTGGCCGGGCTGGAGGCTGCAACGGAGCCGGACATGCAGGTGGCGGTGCGTGGCACGCATATCTACCCTGAGCCGAACATCAAGACCCGGCCGCTGGAGGCCCTGCCGATGCTGGCGCGGATCAGACAGGTGGGCGAGGCTCCGGGCTTCGTCGAACTGGAAAGCGGCGGCTGGTGCCCCGCTCAACACCTTGCGCCGTCCGGACCGCTGGTGGCAGATTTCGTCGACGCGGCGGAGCGGTTTCTGGGTGCACCCTACCTCTGGGGCGGGCGCAGCACCGAAGGAGTGGATTGTTCCGGCCTCGTGCAACTGGCGCTGGCGGCAGCCGGGCAACAGGTGCTGCGGGATTCAGACATGCAGGCCGCTTTGGGGGCTGAAGTACAGGGTCCGCTGCAACGCGGCGACCTGATTTGCTGGCGGGGTCATATCGGTATCATGGCCAGCGAAAAGGACTTGCTGCACGCTAATGCGCACCACATGGCGGTGGCGCTGGAGCCACTGGCCGAGGCGGAGGCGCGGATCGCGGCGAAGGAGTTCGGCCAGGTCACCGGACGGCGGCGGATCGTGGGGTGA